A region of uncultured Desulfobacter sp. DNA encodes the following proteins:
- the tatA gene encoding twin-arginine translocase TatA/TatE family subunit, whose translation MLGGIGIPELSIILVIILVIFGAGKLPEIGGGMGKAIRNFKKTVHEEDPLKVEQD comes from the coding sequence ATGTTAGGTGGAATTGGTATCCCGGAACTGTCCATTATTCTGGTCATCATCCTGGTGATTTTCGGTGCGGGCAAACTGCCCGAGATCGGCGGTGGAATGGGTAAAGCCATTCGCAATTTTAAAAAAACGGTCCATGAAGAAGATCCTTTGAAGGTGGAACAAGATTAA
- a CDS encoding PEP-CTERM sorting domain-containing protein produces MKKIILVMGMFLTFAALAPFANATEITFDAFSSGATYTEDEFTLTADDGSEFYAITEDDALYGYYYTGSVALVNDYTTTTTLVATDGSLFDLTSIDLAEAFTEDLLYEATISFIATYADNSTYSFNLTTDGIEGIETFTFGSQMTNLASVSFGENESFQFDNIAAHTVPEPSTILMLVVGMCAWAGARRKLA; encoded by the coding sequence ATGAAGAAGATTATTTTAGTGATGGGTATGTTTTTAACTTTTGCGGCTCTGGCACCTTTTGCAAATGCCACCGAAATTACTTTTGACGCGTTTTCCAGCGGTGCAACCTATACCGAAGACGAATTTACCCTGACAGCTGACGATGGCAGCGAATTCTATGCCATCACTGAAGATGATGCTTTATATGGCTATTATTACACCGGTTCCGTGGCACTGGTGAACGATTATACCACCACCACAACACTTGTTGCCACAGACGGTTCATTGTTCGACCTGACGTCCATTGATCTGGCTGAAGCTTTTACTGAAGATTTACTTTATGAAGCTACCATCTCCTTTATTGCAACTTATGCCGATAATTCCACCTACAGCTTTAATCTGACCACCGATGGCATCGAAGGAATTGAGACCTTTACCTTTGGCAGCCAGATGACAAATCTGGCATCTGTATCCTTTGGTGAAAACGAATCTTTCCAGTTTGACAACATTGCGGCCCACACAGTTCCTGAACCTTCCACCATCCTGATGCTGGTTGTGGGTATGTGTGCCTGGGCTGGTGCCAGAAGAAAACTTGCATAA
- a CDS encoding metallophosphoesterase — protein sequence MKKTMDRRQFLKYSGAGLAGLGLSTLNVPFFRLGKASAAISSNAWCFGVMSDTQWKPDNESTGGENTCATGIIDALNQQFIKHNCKYVIQVGDLVDKDRYTDSIDGSHNLATHAAHRQALYDAGIGFYPLRGNHESSQEAANEFVALWPQTQGIGDNVNGATNFVKSDISALEGLTYSFDYENVRCVMIDQFVRKDGSNYDGTTSYVNNMVDQVDWVNNMVSSRPNDYHAFVLSHKNLIGGNHKDNLFGNDLTSNADSRDVFLQSLDTYNVGAHISGHDHMHHRSLVSDASGSYKVQQLITSSNSYKFYTPRTGDDGRETMLQEELYTIGYYIFTVEGPRVTVDFYSSSTGADYASVSLRSYTEQPFYLRERFGYSLNGARFEVAQGESYTGIADSYNNTTAQILGGTNTNDETDLVGRALVKTVNTGWADGDLVNDAASDIFTLWGLVDNLSLYDEELTGALPDADESQVTDTYALSISYNPKKIRTSLLLRGRFCIAARNEEDAWVNAVDLNDGGTKTFVRGAYKSTYGLGTYGVDPYTKTVWAVLNHENDFVAKLV from the coding sequence ATGAAAAAGACCATGGACAGAAGACAGTTTTTGAAGTACAGCGGCGCCGGACTGGCAGGTCTTGGCCTGTCCACCCTTAATGTGCCTTTTTTCCGCCTGGGCAAAGCCTCTGCGGCCATTTCCAGTAACGCCTGGTGTTTCGGTGTTATGTCCGACACCCAATGGAAACCCGACAACGAATCAACCGGCGGTGAAAACACCTGTGCCACTGGCATCATTGATGCGCTGAACCAGCAGTTCATTAAACACAACTGCAAATACGTTATCCAGGTTGGAGATTTGGTTGACAAGGACAGATATACTGATTCTATTGACGGTTCCCACAATCTTGCAACCCATGCGGCACACCGGCAGGCCCTTTACGACGCTGGCATTGGATTTTATCCCCTGCGCGGTAACCATGAGTCCAGCCAGGAAGCCGCCAACGAGTTTGTGGCACTTTGGCCCCAGACCCAGGGTATAGGAGACAATGTGAACGGTGCCACCAATTTCGTTAAGTCCGATATTTCAGCGCTTGAGGGTTTAACCTATTCTTTTGATTACGAAAATGTCCGTTGTGTCATGATAGACCAGTTCGTTCGTAAGGATGGTAGCAACTACGACGGCACCACAAGCTACGTCAATAACATGGTGGATCAGGTGGATTGGGTGAACAACATGGTCAGTTCGAGACCCAATGACTACCACGCATTTGTTCTATCTCACAAAAATCTGATCGGCGGCAATCACAAGGACAACCTGTTTGGTAACGATCTGACTTCCAACGCCGATTCCCGGGATGTTTTTCTTCAAAGCCTGGATACCTACAACGTAGGCGCCCACATTTCCGGCCATGACCACATGCACCACCGGTCTCTGGTTTCCGACGCTTCCGGCAGCTACAAAGTACAGCAGCTCATCACCTCCTCCAACTCCTACAAGTTTTACACCCCCCGAACAGGAGATGACGGTCGGGAAACCATGCTCCAGGAGGAGTTGTACACCATCGGATATTACATTTTTACAGTGGAAGGCCCAAGGGTAACTGTTGATTTTTACTCGTCAAGCACTGGAGCGGATTACGCTTCCGTCAGTCTAAGAAGCTACACAGAACAGCCTTTTTACCTTAGGGAACGTTTCGGCTACAGTCTGAACGGAGCACGCTTTGAAGTGGCCCAGGGTGAAAGCTACACCGGCATTGCCGACAGCTATAATAATACTACAGCCCAGATTCTGGGCGGCACCAACACCAACGATGAAACAGACCTTGTGGGCCGCGCCCTGGTCAAAACAGTGAACACCGGCTGGGCAGACGGCGACCTGGTGAACGATGCGGCCTCAGATATTTTTACCCTGTGGGGTCTTGTGGACAACTTAAGCCTCTATGACGAAGAGCTGACCGGAGCGCTGCCCGACGCAGATGAAAGCCAGGTAACAGATACCTATGCCCTTTCCATCTCCTACAACCCCAAAAAGATCAGAACCTCCCTGCTGCTCAGAGGCCGTTTCTGCATTGCGGCCAGAAACGAAGAAGATGCTTGGGTCAATGCAGTGGATCTCAACGATGGTGGGACCAAAACCTTTGTAAGAGGTGCCTATAAATCCACATATGGACTGGGTACCTATGGTGTGGATCCCTACACCAAAACTGTCTGGGCTGTGCTGAATCATGAAAACGATTTTGTGGCCAAACTGGTTTAA
- a CDS encoding AAA family ATPase — MEAIIFTGIQASGKSTFYKQRFADTHVRINLDMLKTRHREKMLLLCCLDISQSFVIDNTNLTRQDRQRYLPKILAAGIPVHGYFFDTRLEDALGRNRLRGDRSIPEKGVRGAFSRLECLDSAEGYTTLSRVIIRDHSFDVRCLGMI, encoded by the coding sequence ATGGAAGCAATTATTTTTACAGGCATTCAGGCCTCGGGCAAAAGCACATTTTATAAGCAAAGGTTTGCCGACACCCATGTCCGCATCAACCTGGACATGCTAAAAACCAGACACAGGGAAAAAATGCTGTTGCTGTGCTGCCTGGATATTTCCCAGTCCTTTGTCATTGACAACACCAATCTCACCCGCCAGGACAGGCAACGTTACCTGCCAAAAATTTTAGCGGCGGGCATCCCGGTTCACGGTTATTTTTTCGACACCCGCCTGGAAGACGCCCTTGGGCGGAACCGACTGCGAGGTGACAGGTCCATACCGGAAAAAGGGGTTCGAGGCGCCTTTTCACGCCTTGAATGCCTGGATTCTGCAGAAGGGTATACGACGCTTTCCAGGGTTATCATCCGTGACCACTCTTTTGATGTCCGTTGTTTGGGTATGATTTGA
- a CDS encoding zinc ribbon domain-containing protein produces MQYDVKNECCTYCYQKGVFTRDVTINEMVEICVPHLVDSGMPEAGARKLMVNTLPNLTRWK; encoded by the coding sequence GTGCAGTATGATGTAAAAAATGAGTGTTGCACCTATTGTTATCAAAAAGGAGTGTTTACCCGGGATGTCACCATCAATGAAATGGTTGAAATTTGTGTCCCCCACCTGGTAGATTCGGGCATGCCCGAGGCAGGCGCCCGAAAACTTATGGTCAATACCCTACCCAATCTAACCCGCTGGAAATAA
- a CDS encoding glycogen/starch synthase: MPDRPRILIVTPEVTYLPEEMGSCKGYSAKAGGLADVSAALISALFDLNCDVHVAIPDYRSIYHDYSTEKHDREVEKIRQCLNEERIHFAVDRAFLYKEKVYSGSSNKNLKVSLAFQREVINNIIPRVKPDIIHCNDWMTGLIPAMARQYGIPCLFSIHNIHTMTSTLAEIEDRGIDAASFWQWLYYKRMPQSYEESRKTNRVDFLCSGVFSAHYVNTVSPAFLREIVENRHPFVEPGLKAELTHKWEAGCAAGILNAPEPEFNPAVDEMIRFNYGPKSHRIMKQQNKIFLQDAVGLEKNPDAPLFFWPSRLDPVQKGCQLLARIMYETIARYWDTGIQIISVADGEYYTYFKDIAGFHDLKHRIGILKFDEQLSHQAFAGSDFVFMPSSFEPCGLPQIIGAIYGTLPIVFDTGGLHDTVKPLDTTNSTGNGFIFTVYDTQGLSWAVDRAMDFFALDPDEKEVQIRRIMVESVMEFNHSRCAESYIGLYEKMLKRPFTVWPGGRDAGESDR, from the coding sequence ATGCCTGACAGACCAAGAATTCTTATTGTCACGCCGGAAGTAACCTATCTTCCGGAAGAAATGGGATCATGTAAAGGCTATTCCGCCAAGGCCGGCGGCCTGGCAGATGTTTCAGCAGCCTTGATCAGCGCCCTGTTTGATCTGAACTGTGATGTCCATGTGGCCATACCGGATTACCGCTCCATCTATCATGATTATTCCACGGAAAAGCATGACCGGGAGGTGGAGAAAATCAGGCAATGTCTGAACGAGGAGAGGATTCATTTTGCAGTGGACCGGGCGTTTCTTTACAAAGAAAAAGTTTATTCCGGCAGTTCCAATAAAAATCTGAAGGTGTCTCTGGCCTTTCAGCGGGAGGTGATCAACAACATCATCCCCCGGGTAAAACCGGACATTATCCACTGCAACGACTGGATGACGGGCCTGATTCCGGCCATGGCAAGGCAGTATGGCATTCCCTGCCTGTTTTCCATCCACAATATCCATACCATGACCTCCACTTTGGCCGAGATAGAGGACCGGGGGATTGATGCGGCGTCCTTCTGGCAATGGCTTTATTATAAACGGATGCCCCAAAGTTATGAGGAAAGCCGGAAAACCAACCGGGTGGATTTTCTGTGTTCAGGCGTATTCTCAGCCCATTATGTGAATACTGTAAGTCCGGCGTTTTTAAGGGAGATCGTTGAAAACCGGCATCCTTTTGTGGAACCCGGACTTAAGGCCGAGCTTACCCACAAATGGGAGGCCGGCTGTGCTGCGGGGATTTTGAATGCGCCGGAACCCGAATTCAATCCGGCCGTGGATGAAATGATCCGGTTTAATTACGGACCAAAAAGTCACCGCATCATGAAACAGCAAAACAAAATTTTTCTCCAGGACGCTGTCGGCCTTGAAAAAAATCCGGATGCGCCTTTGTTCTTCTGGCCATCCCGCCTGGATCCGGTTCAAAAAGGATGCCAACTGCTGGCCCGGATCATGTACGAAACCATAGCACGATACTGGGATACCGGAATTCAGATCATCTCCGTGGCAGATGGAGAATATTATACGTACTTTAAAGATATTGCCGGGTTCCACGATTTAAAACATCGGATAGGAATTCTAAAGTTTGATGAACAACTCTCCCACCAGGCCTTTGCCGGTAGTGATTTTGTTTTCATGCCTTCTTCCTTTGAACCCTGCGGCCTTCCCCAGATCATCGGGGCCATTTACGGCACTCTGCCCATTGTCTTTGACACAGGTGGCCTCCATGACACGGTAAAACCCCTTGACACCACAAACTCAACCGGCAACGGTTTTATTTTCACCGTATACGATACCCAGGGGCTGAGCTGGGCTGTGGACCGGGCCATGGACTTTTTTGCCCTTGATCCGGATGAAAAAGAAGTTCAAATCCGCAGAATCATGGTTGAGTCTGTCATGGAGTTTAACCACAGCCGTTGTGCTGAAAGCTATATTGGCCTGTATGAAAAAATGCTGAAAAGGCCTTTTACTGTCTGGCCGGGTGGAAGAGATGCCGGAGAATCAGACAGATAG
- a CDS encoding Hsp20/alpha crystallin family protein codes for MKLTKWDPFQGIDSIFTKYLRDLNRPSLGNQELLTPGDWVPRADIAETDLDFTIKVEVPEIKREDIRITIDNGVLNIRGERKQEKEDKNVKYHRIERHYGSFLRSFSMPDNVTEEQIEAQFNEGILTLRLPKTEKSKPKQIEIAVK; via the coding sequence ATGAAACTGACCAAATGGGATCCGTTCCAGGGAATCGATAGTATATTTACAAAATATTTGAGGGATTTGAACCGTCCTTCATTGGGCAATCAGGAACTGTTGACCCCTGGAGACTGGGTCCCTCGCGCAGACATTGCCGAAACCGATTTGGATTTCACCATCAAGGTAGAGGTCCCGGAAATCAAACGGGAAGATATCAGAATTACCATTGATAACGGAGTTCTCAATATCAGGGGGGAACGGAAACAGGAAAAAGAGGATAAAAATGTAAAGTATCACAGGATCGAGCGGCATTACGGCAGCTTCCTGCGCAGTTTTTCCATGCCGGACAATGTAACTGAAGAACAGATTGAGGCCCAGTTCAATGAAGGAATATTAACGCTTCGTCTTCCCAAAACGGAAAAATCAAAACCCAAACAGATTGAAATTGCGGTGAAATAG
- a CDS encoding PAS and helix-turn-helix domain-containing protein: protein MNIKDNQPDIPAELRCRAEKIIRRETRPVSDDLITLSREEISELVHELEVHKIELEMQNDELCAAQEELEDSRQRYLDLYELAPMGYFIVNKKGVIINANLTAATLLGQPRGNLINKPISELILRKDFHRYTDQWKILFETGTPQTVELRMLRNGNSVFCARLNSIIAENTGAPTVCRVTLIDISESKQLEHTLQKRIKELYFFFRFSSLLEKPDISIDEVLEKIMLLIPQAWQFPEITAACIDLGGQIFQTKNFRETQWMITSDIIIQEKKAGNVAVCYTENRPEFNRELFSIEESYLLNSIAEMLGRVVTRIRIAEAVKHSEKFLRTAINSMTNPFAVINANDYTIELANDAYGGKKVTGRKCHAVWRLQSSPCTDDDYPCPVREVQKKQKSFVREYTLYDDLGNPTSTEIFAFPVFDSNGQLTQIIINRINVTNRKRSELKLEQKAAELKDMNAALKVLLKRRELDKDDIEQNIFANYKMLITPIIQDLKTTLTQENQEEIVESLELSFKNILSPFSKNLSDKLINLTPTEIHVAQLIKSGKSNKEIAQFLNCSVHTVSRHRDNIRAKTNLKNKKMNLRSFLLSLE from the coding sequence TTGAATATCAAAGATAACCAACCCGATATCCCCGCTGAACTTAGATGCAGGGCTGAAAAAATAATAAGGCGGGAAACCAGGCCGGTGTCAGACGATTTGATAACCTTGTCACGCGAAGAAATCAGTGAACTGGTTCACGAGCTGGAGGTACACAAGATTGAGCTGGAAATGCAGAATGATGAACTATGTGCGGCCCAAGAGGAACTGGAGGACTCCCGCCAGCGTTATTTAGACCTTTATGAATTAGCACCGATGGGCTATTTCATTGTCAATAAAAAGGGGGTCATCATTAATGCCAATCTCACTGCCGCCACCTTGCTCGGCCAGCCCCGGGGCAACCTGATCAACAAGCCGATCTCTGAGCTTATCTTAAGGAAGGATTTTCATAGATACACTGATCAATGGAAAATACTTTTTGAAACCGGTACCCCCCAGACAGTTGAACTGCGAATGCTTAGAAATGGCAACTCGGTGTTCTGTGCGCGACTGAATTCTATAATCGCAGAGAACACCGGAGCCCCCACCGTCTGCCGGGTTACCCTTATTGACATCAGCGAATCCAAGCAGTTAGAGCATACATTACAAAAAAGGATTAAGGAGCTGTATTTTTTTTTCCGTTTTTCCAGCCTGCTGGAAAAACCCGATATCAGTATAGATGAGGTACTGGAAAAAATAATGCTGTTGATTCCCCAGGCCTGGCAGTTTCCTGAAATCACAGCAGCCTGCATTGATCTGGGCGGACAAATCTTTCAGACAAAGAACTTTCGGGAAACGCAATGGATGATAACCAGTGATATTATCATTCAGGAAAAGAAGGCGGGGAACGTGGCGGTATGCTATACAGAGAACCGGCCTGAATTTAATAGAGAACTGTTTTCTATAGAAGAGTCTTATTTGCTCAACTCCATAGCGGAAATGTTGGGGCGTGTCGTAACGCGAATCCGGATAGCAGAGGCAGTGAAACACAGTGAAAAGTTCCTGAGAACGGCCATTAATTCGATGACAAACCCGTTTGCCGTTATAAATGCAAACGACTATACCATTGAACTGGCCAATGATGCTTACGGCGGGAAAAAGGTGACGGGGCGTAAATGCCATGCAGTTTGGCGCCTGCAGAGCTCTCCTTGTACCGATGACGACTATCCATGCCCGGTTAGGGAGGTCCAGAAGAAGCAAAAATCCTTTGTTCGTGAGTATACACTGTACGATGACCTGGGAAATCCGACCAGCACCGAAATATTTGCCTTTCCGGTATTCGACTCAAACGGACAACTTACCCAAATTATAATAAACCGGATCAACGTTACCAACCGCAAGCGAAGTGAGCTGAAACTTGAACAGAAGGCTGCTGAATTGAAAGATATGAATGCCGCATTGAAAGTGCTGCTGAAAAGAAGAGAACTAGATAAAGACGACATTGAACAAAATATATTTGCCAACTATAAAATGCTGATTACCCCCATTATTCAAGACCTGAAAACCACACTGACACAAGAAAATCAGGAAGAAATAGTCGAGAGTCTGGAATTGAGTTTTAAAAACATCCTCTCTCCGTTTTCAAAAAATTTATCAGATAAACTGATAAATTTAACCCCTACGGAAATTCATGTGGCCCAACTTATTAAATCGGGAAAATCCAACAAAGAAATAGCACAATTCCTGAACTGCTCTGTTCACACCGTTTCCCGCCACCGGGATAATATCCGGGCAAAAACAAACCTGAAAAACAAGAAAATGAATCTTCGGTCATTCCTGTTGTCCCTTGAATAA
- a CDS encoding chemotaxis protein CheB: MPQSKSNSHSTRGKKVCGGENKSAPNSFPVVGIGASAGGLEALKAFFAKVPPTSGMAFIVLVHMAPNQPSLMPELLQKIAVIPVAAAEDGESLEPNRAYIIPPNKDISVYNGKIQLLDMTIKRHLLPIDFFFRSLAQDQGNRAVAIVLSGMGTDGTLGIKEIKVNDGLVFVQSEESAGYDGMPRSAINTGIVDMIMVPADMPGKLLQYFSHPALRSQDSADALLVTEEASVLKIYAILRSHVGHDFSSYKLNTIFRRISRRMNLNHIGSHEVYVRYLRETPGEIDALFRDLLIGVTNFFRDPESFEVLKTDVLPELLGTLSIDATFRAWIPGCSTGEEAYSLAIILKEVLDKNPNRVNLQLFGTDIDSRAINKAREGVYPCSIRADLGEDRVNRFFIKEGDFYRIRKEIRDCVVFSVQNIIKDPPFSRLNLMCCRNLLIYLNTDAQKKLLPLFHYTLIPGGILMLGSSETIGGATDLFQTINKKWRIFRRQEVPKAIRQIVNFPTGPLAREHPRDSYAVNSQNKPFDASYLTQKAVLEQFAPTAVLTNSDGDIINIQGRTGKYLETPSGPVTNNILDMAREGLRIELSAALRAARSSAVKVTKKKVSVKTNGDYQLIDLHVCPLRKPDELAGRFLVVFEDIESPDETGNLAGNDDSSLASTRIAELERELQTTRESHQTTIEELESSNEELKSTNEEIQSANEELQSTNEELESSKEELPSLNEELQTVNAELQGKVEELSAAHDDMRNLLNSTEIANIFVDNTMRVRRFTHEATMIVNLIQTDIGRPIQHVVSNLKYDNMIKDLENVLQYFTPVETEVQTNGGKWFNMRIIPCRTTDNRIDGAVMTFTSIEDQKKVHSRLETSLKEAENAWELVRAIFDISEDPLVVLDKNSCIVIANTGYLTLMAIDRESLKGMAVIHLLKKMRSQKKGLETQLKTAMETNKDFISDIIEIETASGKKNYTIKGSILKGDTNSPHRILLQFRLGQSTIINNVGAS, from the coding sequence TTGCCGCAATCCAAATCAAACAGCCATTCGACCCGTGGCAAAAAAGTATGCGGCGGTGAAAACAAATCAGCACCCAATTCATTTCCTGTTGTGGGGATAGGGGCATCAGCCGGGGGATTGGAAGCATTAAAGGCTTTTTTTGCAAAGGTTCCTCCAACAAGCGGCATGGCTTTTATTGTTCTGGTACATATGGCACCGAACCAGCCGAGCCTTATGCCGGAGCTGCTTCAAAAAATAGCAGTGATTCCGGTGGCAGCCGCAGAAGACGGAGAGTCCCTTGAGCCAAACAGAGCATATATCATTCCCCCGAACAAGGATATTTCAGTTTACAACGGAAAAATTCAGCTCCTGGATATGACAATAAAGAGGCACCTGCTGCCTATTGATTTCTTTTTCCGGTCGCTTGCCCAGGACCAGGGAAACCGTGCGGTAGCCATTGTCCTATCAGGCATGGGCACAGACGGTACGCTGGGTATCAAAGAGATCAAAGTCAATGACGGGCTTGTATTTGTTCAATCCGAGGAATCGGCTGGATATGACGGTATGCCCCGCAGTGCAATCAATACCGGAATCGTCGACATGATCATGGTTCCGGCGGACATGCCTGGAAAACTCCTCCAGTATTTTTCACACCCTGCCCTGCGGTCCCAGGATAGCGCAGATGCGCTTCTCGTTACGGAGGAGGCCTCGGTACTTAAAATTTATGCCATTCTTCGATCACATGTCGGTCATGATTTTTCATCCTATAAGCTCAATACAATCTTCAGGCGCATCAGCCGCCGGATGAACCTGAACCATATCGGCAGTCACGAAGTTTATGTGCGGTATTTAAGGGAAACCCCCGGCGAAATAGATGCCCTGTTTCGAGATCTGTTGATTGGTGTGACCAATTTTTTCCGTGATCCGGAATCCTTTGAAGTGCTGAAGACAGATGTCCTGCCGGAGCTTTTGGGGACCCTGAGTATTGACGCCACCTTCAGAGCCTGGATTCCGGGATGTTCTACCGGTGAGGAAGCTTATTCTCTGGCCATTATATTAAAAGAGGTCCTTGATAAGAATCCAAACCGGGTCAACCTGCAATTATTTGGTACGGATATTGACAGCCGGGCCATTAACAAAGCCCGTGAAGGTGTTTACCCGTGCAGCATCAGAGCGGATCTGGGCGAGGACCGTGTGAACCGTTTCTTCATTAAAGAGGGAGATTTCTACCGTATACGAAAGGAAATTCGGGATTGTGTGGTCTTTTCCGTTCAAAATATTATTAAAGACCCGCCGTTTTCCCGGCTGAACCTGATGTGCTGCAGGAATCTGCTGATTTATCTGAATACGGATGCACAAAAAAAGCTGCTTCCCCTGTTTCACTATACACTGATCCCGGGCGGCATTCTTATGCTGGGTTCTTCCGAAACAATTGGGGGAGCAACGGATCTTTTCCAAACCATCAATAAAAAATGGAGAATTTTTAGACGTCAGGAAGTGCCTAAAGCCATACGGCAGATTGTCAACTTTCCCACCGGGCCATTGGCAAGGGAACATCCCAGGGATTCATATGCTGTGAATTCCCAAAATAAACCGTTCGACGCCAGCTATCTGACACAAAAGGCGGTGCTGGAACAGTTTGCCCCAACTGCCGTTCTTACGAACAGCGATGGCGACATCATAAATATACAGGGCCGGACCGGCAAATACCTTGAGACACCGAGCGGCCCTGTCACCAACAACATCCTGGATATGGCCCGTGAGGGGCTGCGCATAGAACTTTCAGCAGCCCTCAGGGCTGCCAGGTCGTCCGCGGTTAAAGTGACCAAGAAAAAAGTGTCTGTAAAAACCAACGGTGATTATCAACTGATTGATCTGCACGTTTGCCCTTTGAGGAAACCCGATGAGCTCGCCGGACGCTTCCTTGTGGTTTTTGAGGATATCGAATCCCCGGACGAAACCGGGAATCTTGCCGGTAATGATGATTCCTCGCTTGCATCAACCCGCATTGCCGAACTGGAACGGGAACTTCAGACGACCAGGGAAAGTCATCAGACGACTATCGAAGAACTGGAATCGTCAAATGAGGAGCTCAAATCAACCAATGAAGAAATTCAGTCGGCCAACGAAGAGCTTCAGTCCACCAACGAAGAACTGGAGTCCTCCAAGGAGGAGCTTCCGTCCCTGAACGAAGAACTGCAAACTGTCAATGCAGAGCTCCAGGGCAAAGTGGAGGAGTTGTCGGCAGCCCATGATGACATGCGCAACCTGCTGAACAGTACGGAAATCGCCAATATTTTTGTGGACAATACCATGCGGGTCCGGCGGTTTACACATGAAGCCACGATGATTGTCAATCTCATTCAGACAGATATCGGCAGGCCTATCCAGCATGTTGTCAGTAACCTGAAATACGACAACATGATTAAAGACCTGGAAAACGTTCTGCAGTATTTTACCCCCGTTGAAACCGAAGTGCAGACCAATGGAGGGAAATGGTTCAACATGCGCATCATACCCTGCCGTACCACGGATAACCGAATCGACGGAGCCGTGATGACATTTACAAGCATCGAAGATCAAAAGAAAGTCCATAGCCGGCTTGAAACCTCGTTAAAAGAAGCGGAAAATGCCTGGGAACTTGTGCGGGCCATATTCGATATAAGCGAAGACCCGCTGGTGGTATTGGATAAAAACAGCTGCATTGTTATCGCCAATACTGGCTATTTGACGCTTATGGCCATAGACAGGGAATCCCTTAAAGGAATGGCTGTTATCCACCTCTTAAAAAAAATGCGTTCACAAAAAAAAGGTTTGGAAACTCAATTGAAAACAGCTATGGAGACAAATAAAGATTTTATCTCGGATATAATAGAAATTGAAACCGCCTCCGGGAAGAAAAATTATACGATTAAAGGATCTATTCTTAAAGGAGATACGAATTCCCCACACCGTATTCTGCTTCAGTTCAGACTTGGACAATCCACAATAATAAATAATGTAGGTGCATCTTGA